One Mycoavidus sp. B2-EB genomic region harbors:
- a CDS encoding FAD/FMN-binding oxidoreductase, which yields MNVPTQAFEANLSDPRLREIPYNYTSLADREIVIRLLGEEAWQALDELRGQRRTGRSARMLYEVLGDIWAVRRNPYLQDDLLDNPKRRTLLIKALNHRLAEIEKRRRLDLDAGADEVSRARTARVQQLLVAAHGAVAAFSAEFERIRALRQRTLKVLSRYTQKDNVKFDGLSRVSHVTDATDWRIEFPFVVLTPDHEAETAGLVKGCIELGLTVIPRGGGTGYTGGAVPLTPWSAVLNTEKLEQLGAVELIELPGHTRVCQAAAITTGAGVVTRRVTEAAEQAGYVFAVDPTSLDASCIGGNIAMNAGGKKAVLWGTALDNLIWWRMVDPDGNWLEVTRLEHHLGKIHEVPLARFELKWFDGKRAPGEALLRTETLAIEGRRFRKAGLGKDVTDKFLAGLPGVQKEGCDGLITSARWLLHKMPAHIRTVCLEFFGPARDAIPGIVEIKQYLFEASQAGRATLAGLEHLDQRYLRAVGYAAKSKQQGAHASLPKMVLIGDIVGDDADAVATAASEVVRIANSKNGEGFVAVSAEARKRFWLDRSRTAAIAKHTNAFKINEDVVIPLHRMGEYTDHIERLNIELSLKNKLQLVTALDTFFKRQALPLGERDEANDIPNAEWLDGQLKQVLDVLAKVRARWEYVRAELATPLANLYHQLLQLGYAPLESAFEQCLSAQPQASLFDIVQDHTIRISWKNEILKPLQQILKGGEFKPILDEVQAIHQRVLRGRLFIALHMHAGDGNVHTNIPVNSDNYEMLQDAHQAVARIMQLARSLDGVISGEHGIGITKLEFLSESELADFRAYKRRIDPNGHFNQGKLLENADLRHAYTPSFGLMGYESLLMQQSDIGAIADSIKDCLRCGKCKPVCATHVPRANLLYSPRNKILATSLLVEAFLYEEQTRRGISLKHWDEFNDVADHCTVCHKCLSPCPVKIDFGDVSMNMRNLLRKMGKKKFNVGTAASLFFLNATAPSTIRLARQVMIGWGYKMQRLGHAVLKKIAKKQTARPPTSVGRAKVVEQVIHFVNKKMPGNLPKKTARALLDIEDPKIVPIIRNPHTTTVDSDAVFYFPGCGSERLFSQVGLATQAMLWHVGVQTVLPPGYLCCGYPQRGAGQEDKAGKIVTDNRVLFHRVANTLNYLDIKTVVVSCGTCYDQLAGYAFDKIFPGCRLIDIHEFLLEKGVKLEGVTGVRYMYHDPCHTPIKTMNPTQLVNQLMGTEAGPRQIEKSDRCCGEAGTFAITRPDISTQVRFRKEEELKKGAMRVRADGFTGAVKVLTSCPSCLQGLARYHDDADLEADYIVVEMARHLLGENWLPDYVKQANAGGIERVLV from the coding sequence ATGAACGTACCCACTCAGGCTTTTGAAGCAAACCTTTCCGATCCGCGCTTGCGCGAAATCCCTTATAACTATACTTCCCTGGCGGATCGAGAAATCGTGATCCGCTTGCTGGGCGAAGAAGCCTGGCAGGCGCTTGACGAATTACGCGGGCAACGCCGTACAGGTCGCTCCGCGCGAATGCTGTATGAAGTGTTGGGTGACATTTGGGCGGTCCGGCGCAACCCTTATTTACAAGACGATTTGCTAGATAATCCAAAGCGCCGGACCCTACTGATCAAAGCACTTAACCACCGCTTAGCTGAAATCGAAAAGCGCCGCCGCCTAGATTTAGATGCGGGCGCTGATGAGGTGAGCCGGGCACGTACGGCTCGAGTGCAGCAATTACTGGTCGCCGCTCATGGGGCAGTGGCTGCATTTAGCGCTGAATTTGAGCGCATTCGTGCGCTGCGCCAGCGCACGCTGAAAGTGCTTAGCCGTTATACGCAAAAAGATAATGTGAAATTCGATGGCCTCTCGCGGGTCTCACATGTGACTGACGCAACCGATTGGCGGATTGAATTTCCGTTTGTTGTGCTTACCCCAGATCATGAAGCTGAAACGGCTGGTTTAGTTAAAGGCTGCATAGAACTTGGGTTGACGGTGATTCCGCGTGGTGGCGGTACTGGCTATACGGGTGGCGCTGTGCCGTTAACGCCCTGGTCGGCGGTTCTGAATACAGAAAAGTTAGAGCAACTTGGCGCGGTTGAATTGATTGAGTTGCCAGGCCATACAAGAGTGTGTCAGGCCGCTGCGATTACAACCGGAGCCGGGGTGGTGACGCGGCGTGTGACTGAGGCGGCTGAGCAAGCAGGTTATGTCTTCGCGGTTGATCCTACTTCGCTCGATGCATCTTGCATTGGTGGCAATATTGCCATGAATGCCGGGGGCAAAAAAGCGGTTTTGTGGGGGACTGCGCTGGATAATCTGATCTGGTGGCGGATGGTTGATCCAGATGGCAATTGGCTTGAAGTGACGCGCCTTGAGCATCATTTGGGTAAAATTCACGAGGTGCCGCTGGCACGCTTTGAATTGAAATGGTTCGATGGTAAACGCGCGCCAGGCGAAGCGTTGCTGCGCACCGAGACCCTCGCGATAGAAGGCCGGCGTTTTCGTAAAGCAGGGCTGGGTAAAGATGTCACGGATAAATTTCTAGCCGGCTTGCCGGGGGTGCAAAAAGAAGGGTGTGATGGGCTGATTACAAGTGCACGTTGGCTTTTACATAAAATGCCCGCACATATCCGCACCGTTTGCCTGGAATTTTTCGGGCCGGCGCGCGATGCGATTCCAGGCATTGTTGAGATTAAGCAATATTTATTTGAAGCCTCGCAAGCAGGCCGTGCGACCTTGGCCGGTCTTGAGCATTTGGATCAACGCTATCTACGTGCTGTGGGGTATGCGGCGAAATCGAAACAGCAGGGAGCGCATGCGAGCTTGCCTAAAATGGTGCTGATTGGCGATATTGTTGGCGACGATGCAGACGCAGTGGCTACGGCGGCTTCTGAGGTGGTGCGCATCGCGAATAGCAAAAATGGCGAAGGCTTTGTGGCCGTGAGTGCTGAAGCGCGTAAGCGTTTTTGGTTGGATCGCTCGCGCACAGCCGCCATTGCGAAGCACACCAATGCGTTTAAAATCAATGAAGATGTCGTGATTCCACTTCATCGCATGGGTGAATATACCGATCATATCGAGCGGCTTAATATCGAGCTGTCCCTCAAAAATAAGCTGCAGCTAGTTACTGCACTGGACACTTTTTTTAAGCGTCAGGCCCTGCCACTCGGCGAGCGCGACGAAGCCAATGACATTCCAAATGCTGAATGGCTTGACGGCCAGCTAAAGCAGGTTCTTGATGTGCTCGCCAAGGTACGCGCGCGCTGGGAATATGTGCGCGCAGAACTTGCTACGCCATTGGCGAATCTCTATCATCAGCTGCTGCAACTGGGCTATGCGCCACTTGAATCTGCTTTTGAGCAATGCCTGAGTGCTCAGCCGCAGGCAAGCTTGTTCGATATAGTGCAAGATCATACGATCCGAATTTCATGGAAAAATGAAATTCTTAAGCCATTGCAACAAATCTTGAAGGGCGGCGAATTTAAGCCGATTCTCGATGAGGTGCAGGCGATTCACCAGCGCGTACTGCGTGGGCGGCTTTTTATTGCGCTGCATATGCATGCAGGCGATGGTAATGTACATACCAATATTCCGGTCAATTCAGACAATTATGAGATGTTGCAAGACGCGCATCAGGCGGTGGCGCGCATTATGCAGCTTGCCCGTTCGCTTGATGGCGTCATTTCTGGCGAGCACGGCATTGGCATCACTAAACTGGAGTTCTTAAGCGAGTCGGAGCTGGCTGACTTTCGGGCGTATAAGCGACGGATTGACCCTAATGGGCATTTTAATCAAGGCAAATTGCTTGAGAATGCAGATTTGCGCCATGCGTATACGCCTAGTTTTGGGCTGATGGGCTATGAATCGCTTTTAATGCAGCAATCTGATATTGGCGCGATTGCCGATAGTATTAAAGACTGTTTGCGCTGTGGTAAATGCAAGCCAGTGTGCGCTACCCATGTGCCACGGGCGAATCTATTATATAGCCCGCGTAATAAAATTCTGGCGACTTCGCTATTGGTTGAGGCTTTCTTATATGAAGAGCAGACGCGCCGTGGCATATCGCTAAAACATTGGGATGAGTTTAACGATGTGGCTGACCATTGCACAGTGTGCCATAAATGTTTGTCGCCCTGTCCAGTCAAGATTGATTTTGGCGATGTCTCAATGAATATGCGCAATTTATTGCGCAAAATGGGTAAGAAAAAATTTAATGTAGGAACGGCAGCCAGTTTATTTTTTCTGAATGCGACTGCCCCAAGCACGATTCGTCTCGCGCGTCAGGTCATGATTGGCTGGGGCTATAAAATGCAACGGTTAGGTCACGCCGTGTTGAAAAAAATCGCTAAAAAGCAAACCGCGCGGCCCCCTACAAGCGTGGGTAGGGCTAAGGTTGTGGAGCAGGTGATTCACTTTGTTAACAAGAAAATGCCGGGTAATCTGCCGAAAAAAACTGCGCGGGCGTTGCTTGATATTGAAGACCCTAAAATTGTGCCGATCATTCGTAATCCGCACACCACCACGGTCGATTCAGATGCCGTGTTTTATTTTCCCGGTTGTGGCTCGGAGCGGCTTTTCTCGCAAGTAGGGCTGGCGACCCAAGCGATGTTATGGCATGTGGGTGTGCAAACCGTACTGCCCCCGGGTTATTTGTGCTGTGGCTATCCGCAACGCGGTGCCGGGCAAGAAGACAAAGCGGGAAAAATCGTCACGGATAACCGCGTGCTATTTCACCGCGTGGCGAATACCCTGAATTACTTGGATATTAAGACGGTGGTGGTCTCGTGTGGAACCTGCTACGACCAACTCGCTGGCTATGCCTTCGACAAAATTTTCCCAGGTTGCCGGTTAATTGATATTCATGAATTTCTGCTCGAGAAAGGGGTGAAACTGGAAGGTGTAACGGGAGTGCGCTATATGTACCATGATCCGTGCCATACGCCGATTAAAACCATGAACCCGACGCAGCTGGTAAACCAGTTAATGGGTACCGAGGCGGGTCCACGTCAAATCGAAAAAAGCGACCGTTGTTGCGGTGAGGCGGGTACCTTTGCGATTACGCGCCCGGATATATCGACGCAAGTGCGTTTTCGTAAAGAGGAAGAACTCAAAAAAGGTGCCATGCGCGTACGCGCAGATGGTTTTACTGGCGCAGTAAAAGTCTTAACCAGCTGCCCATCTTGCTTGCAAGGCTTAGCACGCTATCATGACGATGCTGACCTCGAGGCAGATTATATTGTGGTTGAAATGGCGCGTCACTTGCTAGGTGAAAATTGGTTGCCTGATTATGTGAAGCAGGCCAATGCCGGAGGGATTGAGCGGGTGCTAGTATGA
- a CDS encoding TOMM precursor leader peptide-binding protein, which translates to MRPKIHPALRIYRDESGNLLVRGPTRTIKLEDNLGEIARFIHRCDGQQEWHVIFQDFSEAEQFRIEKALSRLQAENFLLDADTADLERHDLLYDCLDASTEFEQDTRLFEVYVYGAGEIAEHAVEALHQLGLRATRANPDHLNESLCNKHCIALTCSDYPAADFFLKMNRLAIQAKLPHTFVMLDQSLLRVGPLTIPVKSACYGCLEDRYIAHASHPEEMRLLHSSAPIWPTVPRSSQLNVPTAAHLAALQVARFAQRRKDPALVGEVIEFDFLTLQLSRGQVLKSPACTLCSDLRAVRSLTSLRAGLRLE; encoded by the coding sequence ATGCGGCCTAAAATCCACCCCGCGTTGCGAATTTACCGAGATGAGAGCGGTAATCTACTTGTCCGAGGGCCAACTCGCACGATTAAACTGGAGGACAATTTAGGTGAAATTGCCCGATTTATTCATCGGTGTGATGGTCAGCAGGAATGGCATGTCATTTTTCAGGATTTTTCTGAAGCGGAGCAATTTCGGATTGAAAAAGCCCTCTCTCGTTTGCAAGCAGAAAATTTTTTATTAGATGCCGATACTGCAGATTTAGAGCGTCATGATTTGCTGTACGACTGTTTGGATGCATCCACTGAGTTTGAGCAAGATACTAGGTTATTTGAAGTTTATGTATATGGCGCTGGCGAGATCGCGGAGCACGCGGTTGAAGCACTGCATCAATTGGGCTTGCGTGCTACGCGGGCCAACCCAGATCATTTGAATGAGTCGTTGTGCAATAAGCATTGTATTGCATTGACCTGCAGTGATTACCCCGCGGCGGACTTTTTCTTAAAGATGAATCGCTTAGCGATCCAGGCAAAATTGCCGCATACTTTTGTCATGCTTGACCAGTCTTTACTTCGCGTTGGCCCGTTGACAATACCTGTAAAAAGCGCATGTTATGGCTGCCTGGAAGACCGTTATATTGCGCATGCAAGCCATCCTGAAGAAATGCGCTTATTACATTCATCTGCTCCTATTTGGCCTACTGTGCCCCGCTCAAGTCAGCTGAACGTGCCTACTGCGGCGCACTTAGCGGCCTTACAGGTCGCTAGGTTTGCGCAGCGGCGCAAGGATCCTGCGTTAGTCGGCGAAGTCATTGAGTTTGATTTTCTGACGCTGCAATTGAGTCGCGGGCAGGTTCTTAAATCACCGGCTTGCACCCTCTGTAGCGATCTGCGTGCGGTGCGTTCGTTAACCTCCTTGCGGGCTGGTTTACGGCTTGAGTAA
- the sctC gene encoding type III secretion system outer membrane ring subunit SctC: MKFFGTILIAAVLATAGLPAKAAQVHWKTPRIQYAVEGKPLKEVLRDFTASQGIAASIAPGVEGSVSGKFSMSPQAFLETLALTFGFVWYYDGSLLEVAPASDVQSTILSFKYSSMDDLRMTLDRLALSDKRFPIVYDDMQHTAIVSGPPHYLQLVSNVARGLEVNASRLIGTQIRIFKLRHAWASDHDVQISGQKVTVTGVANVLNSLFNNNQDSSGSQTNITQNLLKIAPMADVSGATGGPLMPPLPPGFKGGGLGEASSLGAQMSAFLGVQNAGSQNNPNASKGQTIGADGETNSGLPIIRADARTNSVLVRDLPGRMEQYAELIEKLDVKPKLIEIQANIIEVDDNALEQLGIDWRVHSGRVDIQTGNGKNEQTTFNNALNPNFGTTAIGNGQNSINASPAGLSMTTLLGDSGRFLLARINALEQNNQAKIEASPKVTTLDNVEAVMDSQQQIHVRVQGYTSGQLYSISTGVSLRVLPMVVENGDKTQIKLEVSIEDGQFSRTETVDSIPLVATTRINTQAFIGHGQSLLIAGYRNQQSGDNISGIPLLSKIPLIGGLFRYRDTSNARREQLFLLTPRIIEL, from the coding sequence ATGAAATTTTTTGGCACAATATTAATAGCTGCCGTACTTGCTACGGCTGGGCTGCCGGCTAAAGCGGCACAAGTCCATTGGAAAACTCCCCGTATCCAATATGCGGTTGAAGGTAAACCCTTAAAAGAAGTTTTGCGTGATTTTACTGCGAGTCAAGGCATTGCGGCCTCGATTGCGCCAGGAGTTGAAGGGTCAGTGAGCGGCAAATTCAGTATGTCGCCTCAGGCGTTTTTAGAGACGCTTGCTTTAACCTTTGGTTTTGTTTGGTACTACGATGGCTCATTGCTGGAAGTTGCACCGGCCAGTGATGTGCAAAGCACCATTCTTTCCTTTAAATATTCAAGCATGGATGATCTGCGCATGACGTTAGATCGACTGGCGCTTTCTGATAAACGCTTTCCGATTGTCTATGACGATATGCAACATACAGCGATTGTCAGCGGGCCGCCACATTATTTGCAATTGGTGTCAAACGTGGCGCGTGGCTTAGAAGTGAATGCGAGTCGGCTCATTGGCACGCAGATTCGGATTTTTAAATTACGCCATGCTTGGGCCTCTGACCATGACGTGCAAATCAGTGGTCAGAAGGTTACTGTGACAGGCGTGGCGAATGTGCTGAATAGTTTGTTTAATAACAATCAAGACAGCTCAGGTTCGCAAACAAACATTACTCAAAATCTTCTTAAAATCGCTCCGATGGCAGACGTGAGCGGCGCTACGGGGGGGCCTTTGATGCCTCCCTTGCCACCTGGCTTTAAAGGAGGAGGCTTAGGTGAAGCCAGTTCACTTGGAGCACAAATGAGTGCTTTCTTGGGCGTCCAAAACGCAGGCTCGCAAAATAATCCGAATGCATCTAAAGGACAAACCATTGGTGCGGATGGAGAGACCAATTCCGGCTTGCCGATTATACGGGCAGATGCCCGCACCAACTCGGTGCTTGTGCGTGATTTACCGGGGCGGATGGAGCAATACGCAGAATTGATTGAGAAACTTGATGTGAAACCCAAATTAATTGAAATCCAGGCCAATATTATTGAGGTTGACGATAATGCCTTGGAACAATTAGGGATTGATTGGCGCGTCCATAGCGGTCGCGTTGATATTCAAACCGGTAATGGGAAAAACGAGCAAACAACCTTTAATAATGCGCTTAATCCAAATTTTGGTACGACTGCAATTGGCAATGGGCAAAACTCTATTAACGCTTCTCCCGCGGGTTTATCGATGACGACGTTATTAGGCGATTCGGGCCGCTTCCTGCTGGCGCGTATTAATGCGCTTGAGCAGAACAATCAAGCGAAGATCGAAGCCAGCCCTAAAGTGACGACATTGGATAATGTGGAGGCTGTGATGGATAGTCAGCAACAAATCCATGTGCGAGTGCAGGGTTATACGTCTGGTCAACTGTATAGCATCTCAACGGGCGTCTCGTTGCGCGTATTGCCAATGGTAGTAGAAAACGGCGATAAAACGCAGATCAAGCTTGAAGTTAGCATTGAAGATGGGCAGTTTTCTCGTACCGAAACCGTGGATTCGATTCCGCTGGTGGCGACCACCAGGATCAACACACAAGCCTTTATCGGGCATGGCCAGAGCTTGTTGATTGCGGGTTATCGGAACCAACAGTCTGGGGATAATATCTCAGGTATTCCGCTGTTATCAAAGATTCCGCTGATCGGTGGTCTATTCCGGTATCGAGATACAAGTAATGCGCGGCGTGAGCAGTTGTTCTTACTTACCCCCCGTATCATTGAACTATAA
- the ubiE gene encoding bifunctional demethylmenaquinone methyltransferase/2-methoxy-6-polyprenyl-1,4-benzoquinol methylase UbiE: protein MSKTHFGFQTVAENEKARKVANVFDSVAAKYDLMNDLMSVGLHRAWKAFTVAQAGVRPGFKVLDLASGTGDLAKIFAKQVGDLHQGGEVWLTDINESMLRVGRDRLLDQGLIMPTLLCDAERIPFPARYFDVVTVAFGLRNMTHKEVALAEMRRVLKPGGKLLVLEFSKIWAPLAKLYDFYSFKVLPWLGHKVAHDAQSYRYLAESIRVHPDQNALQAMMEQAGFDQVNYHNLAAGAVALHIGIKY, encoded by the coding sequence ATGAGTAAAACGCATTTTGGCTTTCAGACCGTTGCTGAAAACGAGAAGGCGCGCAAAGTGGCAAACGTATTCGATTCAGTTGCCGCAAAATACGATTTAATGAATGATTTAATGTCGGTTGGCCTGCATCGGGCATGGAAAGCATTCACGGTTGCGCAAGCTGGCGTACGGCCAGGATTTAAAGTGCTTGACTTGGCTAGCGGCACGGGAGATTTGGCTAAAATTTTCGCCAAACAAGTGGGCGACCTGCATCAAGGTGGCGAGGTCTGGCTCACTGATATTAATGAATCCATGTTGCGCGTGGGCCGCGACCGCTTGCTCGATCAAGGCTTGATCATGCCTACACTATTATGTGATGCGGAGCGTATTCCGTTTCCTGCGCGCTATTTTGATGTGGTGACGGTGGCTTTTGGTTTGCGTAATATGACGCATAAAGAGGTGGCTCTTGCCGAAATGCGGCGTGTGCTTAAACCGGGCGGAAAATTATTAGTGCTTGAATTCTCAAAGATCTGGGCACCCTTGGCTAAGCTGTATGATTTTTATTCATTTAAAGTATTACCATGGCTTGGCCATAAGGTTGCGCATGATGCGCAGAGTTACCGCTATCTAGCTGAATCAATTCGCGTGCATCCGGATCAAAATGCTTTGCAGGCAATGATGGAACAAGCGGGTTTTGATCAAGTCAATTATCATAATTTGGCGGCAGGGGCAGTAGCCCTGCATATTGGCATAAAATATTAA
- a CDS encoding Tim44 domain-containing protein, whose translation MLAGALAVGLTLQEAEAKRLGGGRSSGRQAQMFKQRQQAAPSPRPSQSNAAAQPTRNRWLGPLAGIAAGLGIGALLSHLGLGGAFGAMLSNLIIIGGIALLGYGLVRWFAARRVRHGVAAAPAFMRGAHESAMAANTGSNFDMRAGFAQEPRSMAAQFSGGMASAHTAVQPVNAVPAHFDTTLFLRNAKVLFVRLQAAWDAGDAADIREFTTPAMFAEIKLDLAERGTMLNQTEVVQLEAVLIGVEEQANETVASVQFSGLIREEQGTRAQPFSEKWNLTKRMQGHEGWLLAGIEQDTALSGAPLLS comes from the coding sequence ATGCTAGCCGGTGCGCTGGCGGTGGGACTGACGTTGCAAGAGGCTGAAGCTAAGCGTCTGGGCGGCGGTCGTAGCAGTGGCCGCCAAGCGCAGATGTTCAAGCAGCGTCAGCAAGCTGCTCCTAGTCCGCGTCCAAGCCAATCCAATGCGGCGGCTCAGCCAACGCGTAATCGCTGGCTGGGTCCATTGGCGGGCATTGCGGCTGGACTCGGGATTGGCGCTCTTTTGTCCCACCTAGGTTTAGGCGGAGCATTCGGCGCCATGCTTTCTAATCTCATCATCATTGGCGGAATTGCATTATTGGGCTACGGGTTGGTGCGTTGGTTTGCCGCGCGCCGAGTACGTCATGGCGTGGCGGCTGCGCCGGCGTTTATGCGTGGCGCGCATGAGTCGGCCATGGCTGCAAACACAGGGTCGAATTTCGATATGCGTGCGGGTTTTGCGCAAGAGCCCAGAAGCATGGCAGCGCAATTTAGCGGCGGTATGGCTTCTGCTCATACAGCAGTGCAGCCGGTAAACGCTGTGCCAGCGCATTTTGATACGACGCTTTTCTTGCGTAACGCTAAAGTTCTTTTCGTCCGCCTACAGGCCGCTTGGGATGCCGGCGATGCAGCCGATATTCGTGAGTTCACCACGCCGGCCATGTTTGCTGAGATCAAACTTGATCTAGCTGAGCGCGGTACGATGCTGAATCAAACAGAAGTTGTGCAGCTTGAAGCCGTGCTGATTGGCGTTGAAGAACAAGCAAATGAGACTGTAGCGAGCGTGCAATTCTCTGGACTGATTCGGGAAGAGCAGGGGACCCGTGCTCAGCCGTTTTCTGAAAAATGGAATCTCACTAAACGTATGCAAGGTCACGAAGGTTGGTTGTTAGCGGGCATTGAGCAAGACACTGCATTGAGCGGCGCGCCATTACTTTCTTAG
- a CDS encoding YcaO-like family protein: MQIDKTLYAALPDDLNGLLERLVHPRWGVLRQLKLLPMSANFPAFYHIHALLSDPIQLRLRNSPQAYEQRMYLGTDFRGMGFDTNLVDALHCCLGEAVERYCAALYREQDLLLAAGCELAGASELIERMILFSGPSYEQIGFPFKPYDDKQPRRWLEGYNWTLDQTAYVPAQLVLMGYEVMHKHETLLHTNSNGQGAGLDFAQATLSALCELVERDAFICYWLTRTPPIALQPTQAWIEAQPASLRALLANRELEVLIRLLPTDLGIPVVLAAIRPRGQRFACFGASCRLDLATAVRKAVTEAAHVWSYWHEPSLTFQPPKRAADIRSFFDHAAFYFDPKNYDNIAFLLDSTDSVHVLNELSSPIGVAAQLSELKTKIERAGYPILLFNLNSEECLAEGYQVVKAVVPGLHPIFSGVHRVDDKRRLQRVCAYLGVEVPERLNEAPHPFP, translated from the coding sequence ATGCAAATCGATAAAACGCTATATGCGGCTTTGCCGGATGATTTGAATGGATTGTTAGAGCGCTTGGTTCATCCGCGTTGGGGCGTGCTGAGGCAACTTAAGTTGTTGCCTATGTCGGCTAATTTCCCTGCTTTTTACCATATTCACGCTCTGCTCTCTGACCCGATTCAGCTGCGACTGCGAAATAGTCCGCAGGCATACGAGCAGCGTATGTACCTGGGGACAGATTTTCGAGGCATGGGTTTTGACACGAATTTGGTGGATGCACTACATTGCTGCCTCGGAGAGGCGGTTGAGCGTTATTGCGCAGCGTTATACCGTGAGCAGGATTTGCTGCTTGCAGCGGGATGCGAACTCGCTGGAGCCTCTGAGCTTATAGAGCGCATGATTTTATTTTCTGGGCCAAGCTACGAACAAATAGGCTTTCCTTTCAAGCCTTACGATGACAAGCAACCTCGGCGTTGGCTGGAAGGGTATAACTGGACGTTAGACCAAACGGCGTATGTGCCGGCGCAATTAGTTTTAATGGGCTACGAGGTTATGCATAAGCACGAAACGTTGTTACATACGAACAGCAATGGACAAGGTGCCGGATTGGATTTTGCCCAGGCCACGCTTTCTGCACTATGTGAGCTGGTTGAGCGCGATGCTTTCATATGCTACTGGTTAACGAGAACCCCTCCCATCGCTTTACAACCGACCCAGGCTTGGATTGAGGCTCAACCTGCCTCCCTGCGAGCCTTATTAGCGAATCGAGAGCTGGAGGTTTTAATTCGGCTTCTGCCAACCGATCTAGGTATCCCCGTTGTGTTGGCCGCGATTAGACCGCGTGGCCAACGTTTTGCCTGCTTTGGCGCCAGCTGTCGGCTTGATCTGGCAACAGCTGTGCGCAAAGCGGTAACTGAAGCGGCCCATGTTTGGTCGTATTGGCATGAACCCAGTTTGACGTTTCAGCCACCGAAAAGAGCGGCTGATATTAGATCTTTTTTCGACCATGCCGCATTTTATTTTGATCCTAAGAACTACGACAATATTGCCTTTTTGCTGGATTCGACAGATTCTGTACACGTACTAAATGAGTTATCTAGTCCAATTGGCGTTGCCGCTCAATTATCCGAACTTAAAACAAAAATTGAACGCGCAGGGTATCCCATTTTATTGTTTAACTTGAACAGTGAAGAGTGCTTGGCGGAAGGTTATCAGGTAGTAAAGGCGGTGGTGCCGGGTTTGCATCCGATTTTTAGCGGGGTACATCGAGTCGACGATAAACGGCGCTTACAGCGGGTTTGTGCTTATCTTGGCGTTGAAGTGCCAGAGCGTTTGAATGAAGCACCTCATCCATTTCCGTAG
- a CDS encoding HIT family protein, producing MTHCALCETTGGELLWRDDKVRVVAIDEADYPGFCRVIWNAHITEFSELEAGSREYLIEVVAQVERIIRQVMQPVKMNLASLGNQVPHLHWHLIPRYADDAHFPAPIWGPRVRATAAAVLELRRSRALGLRETILSGLANKPVVASHG from the coding sequence ATGACACACTGTGCGCTCTGCGAAACGACCGGAGGCGAGTTACTTTGGCGTGACGATAAAGTACGAGTCGTGGCTATCGATGAAGCAGATTATCCAGGTTTTTGCCGGGTCATCTGGAATGCTCATATAACTGAATTTTCGGAGCTTGAAGCTGGGTCACGAGAATATTTAATCGAGGTTGTCGCTCAAGTTGAGCGGATTATCCGGCAGGTGATGCAGCCCGTAAAAATGAACCTGGCGAGCCTTGGCAATCAGGTGCCGCATTTGCATTGGCACCTGATTCCGCGCTATGCTGATGATGCCCATTTCCCAGCGCCGATCTGGGGGCCGCGCGTGCGCGCCACTGCCGCCGCGGTTTTAGAGCTACGCCGCAGCCGCGCGCTGGGATTGCGAGAAACCATCCTGAGCGGTCTTGCAAATAAGCCGGTGGTTGCGTCTCACGGATAA